The Metarhizium brunneum chromosome 5, complete sequence sequence GTGCCTCTTGCCACTTGTCAATAATACTCTATATATTGCGATAAAGTCATTAAATCCGTCTCAACACTATGAAGAACAGGTAAAAAATGCTATACATGCAATCCTAGAATGGACAAGGTCTCGTGCTCTGCTCTCAGATGCCCCGGTAACATGTCTAGGTTCTACTCCTCCTTTATGCCCAGGCCCAGCCATCGCCAGCAGCCTAAATTCCAGGTTAATCATCAAGATACACCATCAAAAGGACAAGCAAGACGTACCGGAAAGATACAAATCTTCACCAAAATACTTCTGCATAACATGGGCGCCGGCGTCAGTCCCGTCTGGCCCCGAAGAGACGGCGTTTTTGCCCACGGCCAGGGCAATCATGGGCTCGAGGTGCACCAGCCTCCTATACTCTGGCGAATGGCCAACGGCCTCCTTCAAAATATGCTGGTGTATATTATTCGCGATGCAGTACCCGCCATGCatggcgccgccgcagcGCTTAATACCCGACCACCTCGTCGCGTCGCCGGCGCAGTAGTGACGATGCTCATTCGGACCCTCCGACTCAATCACCAAGCTATCGACGACCACGTTAGTCACATCTACTCCTCAGCCAGGCACGCGGGAAATCTCACTCGGGTCGAATCTTGACGTAGCCCTCGGCATCGACAGCCCAAGGCGGCAGATACGCCGTGGACGGGACGCTCTTGGAAACAGCGACAATGACCAAGCCCGCGTCCATTTCGGCGCCATTGTCAAAGCGCACGCGGTACctctcctcgccgtcctcggtcTCGACCCTCTCGTACGCATCCAGCCGGTGGCCCAGGGCCACGCGCACCCCAGCCTCGCGGAGCATCCTCAACGCAGCGTCCTTGCACTCGTCGCTCAAACCCTCGGACGACAACAGCGCGCCGCGGGAATGCGCAAGCGTCACCTCGACATGCGGCACGCACAGCTTCAGCTCGGCGGCCATTTCGACGCCCACGGCCCCCCCGCCGACGACCACGACGCCGCGCGACGCCCCCCCAGCCCGGCGGATGTGCTCCCCAACCTCGGCCAGGTACGCCTCCCGCCCAAACGACTGCGGCACCACCGGCCACGCCCTCCTCAGCCCCGTCGCGGCCACGAAGTAGTCGTACCCCAGCACGTCGGGGGCCTCTGCGCCGTGGCGCCGCACCTCGGCCGTCCGGGACGCCCAGTCCACGCGGGCGACGGTGCCGTGGACAAAGGCCACATTGGGGCGCTGCAGGTCCGGCAGCCGCGGGAACTCGACCCAGGCCCTCTCCGCGTACGAGTGCTTGGCCAGCGCGAGCGGCGCGCCGACTACGTGGACTGCAAGGCGGCCGGTTAGACGGTTGGGCAACCGGGGGGGAGGGCGGGATACGCACAGAAGCCGTCGCGCTCGTCGACAATGGTGATTTCGAAGCGGACCCGCGGCCAGGTCGACGGGAAGGGGTACGGGTCGACGGCCATGCGAGGCGGCTTGCCGTCGGTGAGGTCGAGGaggttgacggcggcggcgagcccTGCGTagctggcgccggcgatTAGGACCCGGGcggtgacgatgccgtctggcgcggaggaggaggaggcggaggcggtcATGGTTGCGGTGCGGCCTGGAGGTGAATGGGCTAGGGAGGCTAGGGAGGGAATAGATGAATTCGGGTGGGAGACGGTTGCCGAAGGCTATCTTTCTGTTGCGAGTAGGAGATGGAGAGTTTCGAGGGGCTAGCAGAGGACGTGTTGCGggatgccatggcgaggcGCTTGCGCGTTTTGCGTGTAGAGACAAAAAGCCTCACATGCACGCGGTTGATGCTCGTGAGGAAATTTGTGCCCTGgttgccaagctgctggtggGATTCTGCAGGGTTGGTTGTGGGCTCTTGACGA is a genomic window containing:
- the OXR1_2 gene encoding Oxidoreductase OXR1 encodes the protein MTASASSSSAPDGIVTARVLIAGASYAGLAAAVNLLDLTDGKPPRMAVDPYPFPSTWPRVRFEITIVDERDGFFHVVGAPLALAKHSYAERAWVEFPRLPDLQRPNVAFVHGTVARVDWASRTAEVRRHGAEAPDVLGYDYFVAATGLRRAWPVVPQSFGREAYLAEVGEHIRRAGGASRGVVVVGGGAVGVEMAAELKLCVPHVEVTLAHSRGALLSSEGLSDECKDAALRMLREAGVRVALGHRLDAYERVETEDGEERYRVRFDNGAEMDAGLVIVAVSKSVPSTAYLPPWAVDAEGYVKIRPDLVIESEGPNEHRHYCAGDATRWSGIKRCGGAMHGGYCIANNIHQHILKEAVGHSPEYRRLVHLEPMIALAVGKNAVSSGPDGTDAGAHVMQKYFGEDLYLSGCWRWLGLGIKEE